In Flavobacterium cerinum, one genomic interval encodes:
- a CDS encoding lysylphosphatidylglycerol synthase transmembrane domain-containing protein — protein sequence MKEKFKKIISIVLPLLLGVFLVYYAFNKFTPEQLDEMKSYFRNANYNYILISTFFSLVSLVARGYRWRYSLEHMGYFSPFKTNLAAVCIGYLMNLTIPRSGEVSRALVVKKYNNVPFDKAFGSIIAERVIDLVILLALMVTALLLQFDYLKTFLTQKIPVQKLIMLGVTGVAGLIIITLLFLYSKWKPILIIKQKISGLIEGVLSVFQMPNKWAFLAYTALIWIGYVLTFYFAIFAIKETSTIGFGVVVTAFVVGSLAISFTNGGFGAFPLLISEILLLYSVPETAGTTFGWILWTSQTGLIILMGLLSFLLLPLLHRNK from the coding sequence TTGAAAGAGAAATTTAAAAAAATTATCAGTATCGTACTCCCACTTCTGTTGGGAGTTTTTTTAGTTTATTATGCATTCAATAAGTTCACACCGGAACAATTGGACGAAATGAAAAGCTATTTCAGAAATGCAAACTACAACTATATTCTGATTTCAACATTTTTCTCATTAGTAAGTCTGGTTGCCAGAGGCTATCGCTGGCGTTACAGTCTGGAGCACATGGGCTATTTTTCGCCTTTCAAAACCAATCTTGCAGCCGTTTGTATCGGCTACCTGATGAACCTGACGATCCCGAGATCCGGCGAGGTTTCCCGTGCTTTGGTTGTCAAAAAATACAACAACGTTCCGTTTGACAAAGCTTTCGGATCTATCATTGCAGAAAGAGTAATCGATCTGGTTATCCTTCTTGCCTTAATGGTTACCGCTTTATTATTACAATTTGATTATTTAAAAACCTTCCTGACTCAAAAAATCCCGGTTCAAAAACTAATTATGTTGGGTGTGACCGGAGTTGCCGGATTGATTATTATAACCTTATTGTTTCTCTATTCCAAATGGAAACCGATTCTAATCATCAAGCAAAAAATATCCGGCCTGATTGAAGGTGTACTAAGCGTATTCCAAATGCCGAATAAATGGGCTTTTTTAGCTTATACTGCTCTTATCTGGATTGGCTATGTGCTCACTTTTTATTTTGCCATTTTTGCCATAAAAGAAACCAGTACGATCGGTTTTGGAGTAGTCGTAACAGCCTTTGTTGTCGGTAGTCTTGCCATTAGTTTTACCAACGGAGGTTTCGGTGCTTTTCCGTTATTGATTTCCGAAATTTTACTACTATATTCAGTACCGGAAACAGCCGGCACAACTTTCGGGTGGATTCTTTGGACTTCCCAGACCGGACTGATAATTTTAATGGGATTACTTTCCTTTTTGTTATTGCCGCTTTTACATCGAAATAAATAA
- the panD gene encoding aspartate 1-decarboxylase: MQIQVVKSKIHRVKVTGADLNYIGSITIDVALMEASNIFEGEKVSIVNINNGERLETYAIPGPRNSGEITLNGPAARKVHKGDIIIIISYGIISTEEAKEFKPSIIFPNENDNSLT, translated from the coding sequence ATGCAAATTCAAGTTGTTAAGTCCAAGATTCACCGTGTAAAGGTGACTGGAGCCGATCTAAATTACATCGGAAGTATCACGATTGACGTAGCTTTAATGGAAGCTTCGAACATTTTTGAAGGAGAGAAAGTCTCTATTGTAAACATCAACAATGGGGAACGACTGGAGACCTACGCTATTCCCGGACCGCGAAACAGCGGCGAGATAACCCTTAACGGCCCTGCGGCTCGAAAGGTTCACAAAGGAGACATCATCATTATCATTTCATACGGCATTATTTCTACAGAAGAGGCCAAAGAATTCAAGCCTTCAATCATTTTCCCGAATGAAAATGACAACTCGTTAACCTAA
- the panC gene encoding pantoate--beta-alanine ligase, translating to MFVFAKKADLAQHLTQIGTTKKTIGLVPTMGALHQGHLSLLSKSCSENQITVISIFVNPTQFNNAEDLEKYPRHVDLDIEKVRTVSEDIIIFAPTVDDIYEGNTTSSPFEYDGLEFQMEGAHRPGHFDGVGTIVKKLFEIVMPTNAYFGEKDFQQLQIVKKLVEKYHIPVTVVGCPIHREANGLAMSSRNERLSTEAREEASLIYKILLEAKQKFSTQSANEVSDYVIRTFAKHPAFQLEYFEIADEATLITAKRKSSDKKYRGFIAVYINNIRLIDNIALN from the coding sequence ATGTTTGTTTTTGCCAAAAAAGCAGATTTAGCGCAACATTTAACGCAAATCGGCACTACTAAAAAAACGATCGGACTTGTTCCGACCATGGGCGCATTACACCAGGGACACCTTTCTTTATTAAGTAAATCCTGTTCTGAAAATCAGATTACCGTTATCAGCATATTTGTAAACCCTACCCAGTTTAACAATGCTGAAGATCTTGAAAAATATCCGCGTCATGTGGATCTTGACATCGAGAAAGTCCGAACCGTATCCGAAGACATTATCATCTTCGCTCCTACGGTAGATGACATTTACGAAGGAAACACCACATCAAGTCCTTTTGAATATGACGGTCTTGAATTCCAAATGGAAGGAGCGCATCGCCCGGGTCATTTTGATGGTGTCGGTACTATTGTAAAAAAGTTGTTTGAAATTGTAATGCCTACCAACGCTTATTTTGGCGAAAAAGATTTTCAGCAATTGCAGATTGTAAAAAAACTGGTAGAAAAATATCATATTCCCGTAACTGTTGTAGGATGCCCAATTCACCGCGAAGCAAACGGATTAGCAATGAGTTCCCGTAACGAACGCCTTAGCACTGAAGCCCGGGAAGAAGCATCTCTTATTTACAAGATTTTACTGGAAGCCAAACAAAAATTCAGCACACAATCGGCTAACGAAGTATCTGATTACGTTATCCGGACATTTGCTAAACATCCAGCTTTCCAACTCGAATATTTTGAAATTGCCGATGAAGCCACGCTTATAACCGCAAAGCGCAAAAGCAGCGACAAAAAATACAGGGGCTTTATCGCGGTTTACATAAACAATATCAGATTGATTGACAATATTGCACTAAATTAA
- a CDS encoding glycogen/starch synthase produces MNDKRILYVSSEVVPYLAENEVSLMSYDVPKMINDQGGQIRIFMPRYGNINERRHQLHEVIRLSGMNLVVNDMDMPLIIKVASIPKERIQVYFIDNDEYFKRKATFSDEDGVLYPDNDERSIFFAKGVVETVKKLNWVPDIIHVHGWLAGMLPVYMKHYYKDEALFADTKIVTSVYSQSFDGTLDPEMMKKVAFDEIPDASITDLEIPNYENVMKVSILHSDAVIIASEDLSPSLTKFIETSGKPFLPFVPKDAFAEAYTNFYKNQVI; encoded by the coding sequence ATGAATGATAAGAGGATATTGTATGTATCATCTGAAGTGGTGCCGTACTTGGCTGAAAATGAGGTTTCTTTAATGTCTTACGACGTGCCGAAAATGATTAACGATCAAGGTGGACAAATTAGGATTTTTATGCCTCGTTATGGAAATATAAATGAGCGCAGGCACCAATTGCATGAAGTTATCCGCTTGTCAGGAATGAATTTAGTGGTAAATGACATGGATATGCCGCTTATTATTAAAGTGGCTTCGATACCAAAAGAGCGTATTCAGGTTTATTTTATCGATAATGATGAATATTTTAAACGTAAAGCTACTTTTTCTGACGAAGATGGTGTGCTGTATCCGGATAACGATGAGCGTTCTATCTTTTTTGCGAAAGGAGTTGTTGAAACCGTTAAAAAATTAAACTGGGTACCGGATATCATTCATGTTCACGGTTGGTTAGCGGGGATGCTTCCTGTTTATATGAAACATTACTATAAAGATGAAGCGTTGTTTGCTGATACCAAAATTGTAACGTCTGTTTATTCACAGTCTTTTGACGGAACGTTAGATCCGGAAATGATGAAAAAAGTGGCTTTCGATGAAATCCCGGATGCATCAATTACTGATCTGGAAATTCCTAACTATGAGAATGTTATGAAAGTCAGTATTCTACATTCCGATGCTGTAATCATAGCGTCTGAAGACTTGTCTCCAAGTTTAACAAAATTTATAGAAACATCAGGTAAACCTTTTTTACCTTTCGTGCCGAAAGATGCTTTTGCTGAAGCATATACTAATTTCTATAAAAATCAAGTTATATAA